A stretch of the Synergistota bacterium genome encodes the following:
- the cas10 gene encoding type III-A CRISPR-associated protein Cas10/Csm1, with the protein MNLEVFYLGALFHDVGKFIERTKAYKEISKKEEYKSLDVGRWAHPRYSHFWLKGVCERIPLLKELSSCDVEKMRDLVLWHHKPGDLFWCEVLQTADYLSAAERVEESEEEKEEYNKEPLLSIFSEIFEDKTSDKLFYPLKKLDTDDNIIFPQNKEYLIVNYDELEKDFESVLSLVDSEEDLLTLFERYFWCVPSQVVGARADISLYDHLRTTAAIAVAYWHEIIIREKEGMDYWRDRLSKVRDFLGKGSGSIGEEADFLLIGGDLSGIQSFIFDIPSKGAAKSLKGRSLFLSILMEVIARYIVDSLNLRLVNILYMGGGAFWILAPRSVENRLKDIRKNISKLLLRALKGKIYVALSWVPIYYKNFYVKSEENFVSVVERLQRELSRVKMERFKEVLEDENGYKLLFGSPGILSSYEEHCIICGESEKHLLLAYDEPVGTQRICKMCDSFRELSNRFSEEDLIRFEKVGRDSDVEISDCFSLFKAFGFSVNPVKLKEKERIYFKNSLLKRPKKNNKEPSVKTLEDLAEQSEGDKLLGYIKLDIDSLGRIFKEGLGKEYYSVSRVAMLSRMLAFFFERYIPMRIISNEDYLVFAGGDDAFIISSWSRSLRIAEEIEMSFRKYVAGNRKITFSVGLFLAKPNYPVSRAAILVEEELHSAKSKYKEKDAVCIWGEVFTKCEYRELLKLWNRLKEFFSKKDGFEARGTLFKIIRFSKDLRSMDEEFKLPKPWLFAYALRNVEDKEFKDYIVNLYERLPFKGFCGADESPIEIRNPAILYVASCFAYLSTKEEVR; encoded by the coding sequence ATGAATCTCGAAGTTTTTTATCTAGGGGCGCTCTTTCATGATGTAGGAAAGTTTATAGAAAGAACCAAAGCTTATAAGGAAATATCGAAGAAAGAAGAGTACAAGAGTCTTGATGTGGGACGGTGGGCGCATCCAAGGTATTCTCATTTTTGGCTTAAAGGTGTATGTGAGAGAATTCCTCTGCTTAAAGAGTTGAGTTCTTGTGATGTGGAAAAAATGCGTGATTTAGTTTTATGGCATCATAAACCTGGTGATCTTTTTTGGTGTGAAGTTCTTCAGACGGCGGATTATCTATCTGCTGCAGAGAGAGTGGAAGAGTCAGAAGAAGAGAAAGAGGAGTATAATAAGGAGCCTCTTTTAAGTATCTTTAGTGAGATCTTTGAGGATAAAACTTCGGATAAGCTGTTTTATCCTCTTAAAAAGCTTGATACGGATGATAACATAATTTTTCCTCAGAACAAGGAATATCTGATAGTTAATTATGACGAATTGGAAAAAGATTTTGAATCTGTTTTAAGTTTGGTAGACTCAGAAGAGGATCTTTTAACTCTCTTTGAAAGGTACTTTTGGTGTGTTCCTTCTCAGGTTGTAGGAGCTAGAGCGGATATATCTCTTTACGATCATTTGAGGACTACTGCTGCTATAGCAGTGGCTTACTGGCACGAGATAATTATAAGGGAAAAGGAAGGTATGGATTACTGGAGGGATCGCTTATCTAAGGTTAGAGATTTCTTAGGGAAAGGCAGTGGAAGTATAGGGGAAGAGGCTGACTTCCTTCTTATTGGCGGTGACCTTTCTGGTATTCAAAGCTTTATATTTGATATACCTTCTAAGGGAGCGGCGAAGAGCTTGAAAGGAAGATCATTATTTTTGTCTATTCTGATGGAGGTTATAGCAAGGTATATAGTTGATAGTCTTAATTTAAGGCTGGTTAATATTCTTTACATGGGTGGAGGGGCTTTTTGGATTTTGGCACCTCGTTCTGTGGAAAATAGACTTAAAGATATTAGAAAGAATATCTCAAAGCTGCTTCTGAGAGCTCTGAAGGGGAAAATATATGTAGCTTTAAGTTGGGTTCCTATTTATTACAAAAATTTTTATGTGAAATCTGAGGAAAATTTTGTTTCGGTGGTTGAACGTCTTCAGAGAGAGCTTTCTAGGGTTAAAATGGAAAGATTTAAAGAAGTTCTTGAGGATGAGAATGGTTATAAACTTCTTTTTGGTTCACCTGGGATTCTGTCTTCCTATGAGGAGCATTGTATTATATGTGGTGAGAGTGAAAAGCACCTTCTTCTAGCTTATGATGAGCCTGTAGGTACTCAAAGAATATGTAAAATGTGCGATTCTTTTAGGGAATTATCGAATAGATTTAGTGAAGAAGATCTTATAAGGTTTGAAAAAGTTGGACGTGACTCAGATGTTGAAATATCAGATTGCTTTTCTCTGTTTAAAGCGTTTGGTTTTTCTGTAAATCCCGTCAAGTTGAAAGAAAAGGAAAGGATTTATTTTAAAAATTCCTTACTGAAAAGACCCAAGAAAAATAATAAGGAACCTTCTGTTAAAACTCTTGAGGATTTAGCTGAGCAAAGTGAAGGAGATAAGCTTTTGGGTTATATTAAGCTTGATATAGATAGTTTGGGAAGGATTTTTAAGGAGGGTTTAGGTAAGGAATACTACTCGGTATCGAGAGTCGCTATGCTAAGTAGGATGCTCGCCTTTTTCTTCGAAAGATACATACCTATGAGGATAATTTCTAATGAAGATTATCTTGTTTTCGCTGGTGGTGATGATGCCTTTATAATCTCTTCTTGGAGTAGATCGCTTAGAATTGCTGAGGAGATAGAAATGTCATTTAGAAAATATGTGGCTGGAAATCGCAAGATAACTTTTTCTGTGGGTCTATTTCTAGCTAAGCCCAATTATCCTGTAAGTAGAGCTGCAATTTTGGTGGAGGAGGAACTGCATAGCGCTAAGAGTAAGTATAAGGAGAAAGATGCGGTTTGTATCTGGGGAGAGGTTTTTACAAAGTGCGAGTATAGGGAGCTTTTAAAGCTGTGGAACAGGCTTAAGGAGTTCTTCAGTAAAAAGGATGGTTTTGAAGCAAGGGGTACGCTTTTTAAAATTATAAGATTTTCAAAAGATCTTAGAAGCATGGATGAAGAGTTTAAACTTCCTAAACCTTGGCTCTTTGCTTATGCTTTAAGAAACGTTGAGGATAAGGAGTTCAAAGATTACATTGTTAATTTGTATGAAAGGCTTCCCTTTAAAGGTTTTTGTGGGGCAGATGAAAGCCCTATTGAGATTCGAAACCCAGCCATATTATATGTGGCTTCCTGTTTTGCTTATCTTTCAACAAAAGAGGAGGTGAGGTAA
- the csm2 gene encoding type III-A CRISPR-associated protein Csm2, translated as MVKNEQAREGQNTKYDSAFIEKNAIKINEIKNVEELNRLCEEIEKLAKSDKTTFTQIRNIYSRVRKVKELKDLVALRPVLAYVGARNNIKDLTGLLDRIIKAANKSEHLDSFKKFMEMLVCYKRVHKGQEAS; from the coding sequence ATGGTTAAAAACGAACAAGCGAGAGAAGGTCAAAATACCAAGTATGATAGTGCTTTCATAGAAAAGAATGCTATTAAAATTAATGAAATTAAAAATGTAGAGGAGCTCAACAGGCTTTGCGAAGAGATAGAAAAGTTAGCTAAAAGCGATAAAACTACATTTACTCAAATAAGGAATATCTATTCTAGGGTTAGGAAAGTGAAGGAATTAAAGGATTTGGTAGCTCTAAGACCTGTCTTGGCTTACGTTGGCGCAAGGAACAATATAAAAGATTTGACCGGGCTTTTAGACAGGATAATTAAAGCTGCTAATAAGAGTGAGCATTTAGATAGCTTTAAAAAGTTTATGGAAATGCTTGTTTGTTACAAGAGGGTTCACAAGGGTCAGGAGGCGAGTTAG
- the csm3 gene encoding type III-A CRISPR-associated RAMP protein Csm3 — translation MEVPKFIGRVLIEGKIEAKTGLRIGGSREVLEVGGLDLPVIKDPFGVPYIPGSSLKGKMRALLELMEGKGSYVLKGEQEDTNFQDFWAKYTKYIRESSNEKSIKFEGKPCSCGECNICKLFGIPANANKRPLNPTRLTVRDAFLDKDDFENKFKDAELLEFEYTEVKYENSIDRLTSAANPRQVERVPAGAQFNFAMIVKLLGEEEVDLLGTLATGMKLLEDDYLGGHGSRGYGAIEFRNLKIKFRSRSFYEGREGEKEVGSYKSVSEIKLEEIKSALKKLIRGESESK, via the coding sequence ATGGAAGTACCTAAGTTTATAGGTAGGGTTTTAATAGAGGGTAAAATAGAGGCCAAAACGGGTCTTCGTATAGGCGGTTCCAGGGAAGTGCTTGAAGTTGGTGGTCTAGATCTTCCCGTTATTAAGGATCCATTTGGGGTTCCTTATATACCTGGATCTTCTTTGAAGGGTAAGATGAGGGCTCTACTGGAACTTATGGAAGGTAAGGGAAGTTATGTTTTAAAAGGCGAGCAAGAAGATACTAATTTTCAAGATTTTTGGGCTAAGTATACTAAGTATATTAGGGAGTCTAGCAATGAGAAATCGATAAAGTTTGAAGGTAAACCTTGTTCTTGTGGCGAATGTAATATATGTAAGCTTTTTGGCATTCCTGCAAATGCCAATAAACGTCCTTTAAATCCTACGCGTTTGACAGTTCGTGATGCTTTTTTAGATAAAGATGATTTTGAGAATAAGTTTAAGGATGCTGAGCTTCTTGAGTTTGAATATACAGAAGTTAAATATGAAAACTCTATAGATAGGCTCACTTCAGCAGCCAATCCTCGTCAAGTAGAGAGGGTTCCAGCTGGTGCTCAGTTTAATTTTGCTATGATTGTTAAGCTTTTGGGTGAAGAGGAAGTGGATCTTTTAGGAACTCTTGCAACTGGTATGAAACTTCTCGAGGATGATTATCTTGGTGGTCATGGTTCAAGAGGTTATGGAGCTATAGAGTTTAGGAATCTTAAAATTAAGTTCAGGAGCCGTTCTTTTTACGAGGGAAGGGAAGGTGAAAAAGAAGTAGGAAGTTATAAGAGTGTTTCTGAAATTAAGCTTGAAGAGATTAAAAGCGCGCTGAAAAAGCTGATTAGAGGAGAAAGTGAGTCAAAATGA
- the csm4 gene encoding type III-A CRISPR-associated RAMP protein Csm4, giving the protein MMIFKLFPGERALLSWKDLTFSSSSLFGGLSNAIGELYGGGELRKFIEAFSKNEINISSVFPMIRGETQDILFLPRPILPPKLEGKEGGSSIESKKIKRIKWLSVNTFFELGKSIVYDDSDKSYRFYYVFSNSNIFWNDLFYAQDVPAEFKREIPFRKVEVPHASIDRLDFSSNLFFTEDIMVKNPLGFYFLCEALDVWRDKIKNAVSFLLDEGLGGERSKGKGIFEEVKVEEVDFLPKVKKVIGYIGLSLTYPSEEEVSKIYSFSLVKDDGFVYMGGGRSIKKSRVMMLSEGSFYKGEVKGKLFEERSGNIVVFRNGKAFTVPVGDLS; this is encoded by the coding sequence ATGATGATTTTTAAGCTTTTCCCTGGTGAAAGAGCTTTACTATCCTGGAAAGATTTAACCTTTAGTTCTTCCTCGCTTTTTGGCGGTTTATCTAACGCGATTGGAGAGCTTTATGGTGGAGGCGAACTGCGTAAGTTCATAGAGGCTTTTTCTAAGAATGAAATTAATATTTCTTCTGTTTTTCCTATGATAAGGGGGGAAACGCAGGATATTCTATTCTTGCCTCGTCCTATTCTTCCTCCGAAGTTAGAAGGAAAAGAGGGTGGATCATCTATTGAGAGCAAGAAAATCAAGAGGATAAAATGGTTATCCGTGAATACATTTTTCGAGCTCGGTAAAAGTATTGTGTACGATGATTCTGATAAAAGTTATAGATTTTATTACGTATTTTCGAACAGCAATATTTTTTGGAATGATCTTTTTTATGCTCAAGATGTTCCTGCTGAGTTTAAAAGAGAGATTCCTTTCAGGAAAGTTGAGGTTCCCCATGCTTCTATAGATAGGCTAGATTTTTCATCAAATCTTTTCTTTACTGAGGACATAATGGTTAAAAATCCCTTAGGTTTTTACTTTTTATGTGAAGCTTTAGATGTCTGGAGGGATAAGATAAAAAACGCTGTTAGTTTTCTTTTAGATGAAGGTTTAGGGGGTGAAAGAAGCAAGGGTAAGGGTATTTTTGAGGAGGTTAAGGTAGAAGAGGTTGACTTTTTGCCCAAAGTTAAAAAAGTCATAGGTTATATTGGACTTTCTCTAACTTATCCATCTGAAGAAGAAGTTAGCAAAATTTATTCTTTTTCCTTAGTTAAAGATGATGGTTTTGTATACATGGGAGGAGGTAGAAGCATTAAAAAGTCCAGAGTAATGATGCTTTCAGAAGGTTCATTCTATAAAGGTGAAGTAAAGGGGAAGCTTTTTGAGGAGAGATCGGGGAATATTGTGGTCTTTAGAAACGGAAAGGCTTTTACTGTTCCGGTAGGTGATTTAAGTTGA
- the csm5 gene encoding type III-A CRISPR-associated RAMP protein Csm5 has product MKVKLKTLTPIFIGAGKEKVLSPRFDWVMGKEGVLLIDQNRLFEILTLNERLVDDYVKHVKEGGNIRNFIDNLDKERVIGKEDVKSLIKGKLRFKVALKDKENIEIQRFISSPLGNYIPGSSIKGAIRTALGYYYFNKKKQRSNTLNVLDKIKNVKNPKFAYSDANLQFETFSARFSSYGKYDAKDDFLKLLRVRDSAFLSRDNFVIFQCSVFNFNSNKEGAPVFLECLDEGKEVEIEINFFKGKSPIYNLCSGFWSFLKEGEEKAILKIFEFLNGFALDFIKREKNFFKNRQKDLIDFYNKIEKEVSEKTALLLLGRGTTFFGKTIDMAFTDEEFERLRDIFPIRQMGVVGGKKSKPFPITRLLCKDGSGYKPLGWALLTIK; this is encoded by the coding sequence TTGAAAGTTAAGTTGAAAACCTTAACCCCAATATTTATAGGTGCTGGGAAAGAAAAAGTTCTCTCTCCAAGATTTGATTGGGTTATGGGTAAGGAAGGTGTATTATTAATAGATCAAAATCGTTTATTTGAAATTCTTACCCTTAATGAGCGTTTAGTAGATGATTATGTTAAGCATGTTAAAGAAGGAGGAAATATCAGAAATTTCATTGATAATCTTGATAAGGAAAGAGTAATTGGAAAAGAAGATGTAAAGAGTTTGATTAAAGGTAAGCTTCGTTTTAAAGTGGCATTAAAAGATAAAGAGAACATCGAAATCCAAAGGTTTATTTCTTCTCCCTTAGGTAACTACATACCTGGAAGTAGCATCAAGGGGGCTATAAGGACAGCATTGGGGTATTATTACTTTAACAAAAAGAAACAAAGGTCCAATACCTTAAATGTCTTAGATAAGATTAAAAATGTTAAGAATCCAAAGTTTGCCTATAGTGATGCGAATTTGCAGTTCGAAACCTTTTCCGCTAGATTTTCTTCTTATGGAAAATATGATGCTAAAGATGACTTTCTTAAGCTTTTAAGGGTGAGGGATAGTGCTTTCTTATCTCGAGATAATTTTGTGATATTTCAATGTTCTGTTTTCAACTTTAATAGTAATAAAGAGGGTGCACCTGTGTTTCTTGAGTGTTTGGATGAGGGAAAAGAGGTAGAAATTGAAATCAACTTTTTTAAGGGTAAGAGTCCTATTTATAACCTATGTTCTGGTTTTTGGAGTTTTCTTAAGGAGGGGGAAGAAAAGGCTATCTTAAAGATATTTGAGTTTTTAAACGGGTTTGCGTTGGACTTTATAAAACGTGAAAAGAACTTTTTTAAGAATAGACAAAAGGATTTGATAGATTTCTATAATAAAATAGAGAAAGAGGTTAGCGAAAAAACTGCTTTGCTTCTCTTAGGGAGGGGAACCACTTTCTTTGGAAAAACCATAGATATGGCTTTTACAGATGAAGAATTTGAAAGATTAAGAGATATTTTTCCTATTAGACAGATGGGGGTTGTGGGAGGGAAGAAATCAAAACCATTTCCTATAACCCGTCTTTTGTGTAAGGATGGTAGTGGTTATAAGCCTCTTGGATGGGCTTTGCTTACCATAAAATAA
- a CDS encoding FeS-binding protein: MVKFIRIVGVLLYLVMMILGIFYPLIGVVVLGYLVTVVILGRRKKWCSLNCPRGSFYDFIISKLSLKRPLSKFLRNNFTWKLFLILLVLLMVVQFYIVRPFDYDGVEMFEKLGLIFYRACFVSSAIGIPLSIYYNHRAWCAVCPVGNLLRK; this comes from the coding sequence GTGGTTAAGTTTATAAGGATAGTTGGAGTGTTACTTTATTTAGTAATGATGATTTTAGGGATTTTTTATCCTTTAATAGGTGTAGTGGTACTGGGATATTTGGTAACGGTGGTTATACTTGGTAGGAGAAAAAAGTGGTGTTCGTTGAATTGTCCACGAGGTAGCTTTTATGATTTTATAATATCAAAGTTATCTCTTAAAAGGCCCTTGTCTAAGTTTTTGAGGAATAACTTTACATGGAAGCTTTTTTTAATTTTGTTAGTTTTACTTATGGTTGTGCAATTTTACATTGTGCGACCGTTTGACTATGATGGTGTTGAAATGTTTGAAAAGCTAGGTTTAATTTTTTACAGAGCTTGTTTTGTATCTAGCGCTATAGGTATACCTCTATCTATATATTACAATCATAGGGCATGGTGTGCTGTGTGTCCCGTAGGGAACTTGCTTAGGAAGTAA
- a CDS encoding dicarboxylate/amino acid:cation symporter, which translates to MSNNQLAVPLKLGRRPLLMLFAFFLGAIIGYLAGPKVVVIKPLGDIFIYLLKFLIGPLIFVSITLAISFVADMSRLGRVFGRFLIYWLVMGFISAAIGFVMAGVIKPGVGVKLEPPPGWTPPKIAGIDEIIATVIPNNFIAPFLNLQGMQIIVAAILFGIAAVLLGRDMPDKKQLFVDVLNAILGVIYKFIDIVLWYAPIGIFALAANLVGVAGGMVLGAVFKMVLTQWVAYAIILFIIHPILLVGYIGVNPFQYWRKIYPAMITAFSTTSSSATMPVTLERTSKLGVPVDMVQLIIPIAATINMQAVAAEMPIYVAWASQMYGVSLTGGQIAIALFLGVIGAAACAGVPGGGIIVAAMTLSIMGLPLTPVPWIAGIYTLIDMPNTMLNVTGDPLGVMVVAKGLGEFDKSRFYASD; encoded by the coding sequence ATGAGTAATAATCAGTTAGCAGTGCCTCTTAAGTTAGGTAGGCGTCCTTTACTTATGCTTTTTGCGTTTTTCCTAGGAGCAATTATTGGATACCTAGCTGGACCTAAGGTTGTGGTAATTAAACCCTTAGGAGATATATTCATATATCTTTTAAAGTTTTTAATCGGTCCTCTCATTTTTGTTTCTATAACTTTAGCTATATCTTTTGTTGCCGATATGAGTAGGCTTGGTAGGGTTTTTGGTCGATTCTTAATTTACTGGCTTGTTATGGGGTTTATTTCAGCAGCTATAGGTTTTGTCATGGCTGGTGTTATTAAGCCTGGTGTGGGGGTCAAACTTGAGCCTCCTCCAGGGTGGACTCCACCTAAAATAGCTGGTATAGATGAAATCATAGCTACTGTTATACCAAATAACTTTATAGCACCTTTTCTTAATCTCCAAGGTATGCAAATCATAGTTGCTGCTATATTGTTTGGTATTGCTGCGGTACTTTTGGGAAGAGATATGCCTGATAAGAAGCAGCTTTTTGTTGATGTGCTCAACGCTATACTAGGGGTTATATACAAGTTTATAGATATTGTTCTTTGGTATGCTCCTATTGGAATCTTTGCTCTTGCTGCTAACTTGGTTGGGGTTGCTGGGGGAATGGTTTTAGGAGCGGTATTCAAGATGGTTTTAACTCAGTGGGTCGCTTATGCAATAATACTCTTTATAATCCATCCTATATTGCTTGTAGGGTATATAGGCGTTAATCCTTTCCAATATTGGAGAAAGATTTATCCAGCTATGATAACGGCCTTTTCAACTACATCAAGTAGCGCTACAATGCCTGTTACACTTGAAAGGACAAGCAAGCTCGGTGTACCTGTAGATATGGTTCAGCTCATTATTCCTATTGCTGCGACCATTAATATGCAAGCCGTTGCTGCTGAGATGCCTATATATGTCGCTTGGGCTAGCCAAATGTATGGTGTTTCTTTAACTGGTGGGCAAATAGCTATAGCGCTTTTCCTAGGAGTTATAGGTGCGGCAGCTTGTGCAGGAGTCCCTGGTGGTGGAATTATAGTTGCTGCTATGACTCTCTCTATAATGGGGCTTCCTCTAACTCCTGTTCCATGGATAGCAGGGATTTATACTCTTATAGATATGCCCAATACGATGCTTAATGTTACAGGGGATCCTCTTGGAGTTATGGTTGTTGCTAAAGGTTTAGGTGAATTTGATAAGAGCAGGTTTTATGCTTCTGACTAA
- a CDS encoding asparaginase yields the protein MADKILWIRTGGTIDMIYDKESASYVPASKDLINKVLDRISLSDVYLDIRSDVVDFIDSSEMIPDVWIRLSVFIADNIERYDGVLITHGTDTMHYTASALSFMLMNLDKPVVLTGAMIPILEEGSDGVKNFLDSITFLTRASIPGVFLVFDGKVIRGVRARKVSSGDFGAFYSINSEYVGFVENGAIRLNLKGKPFITGSGQSRVYADTKLNNKAALVKLFPGFDPKLLESLVVSGVKGIVLEAFGSGGARVTDPLSIVESIRRLKEKGIPVFITSQCCLKGIVRFGPKPYYVAKRLMEAGAISLHDMLSEVAIVKLMWVLGHTESYNEIVELMLKNMVGEIDTDS from the coding sequence TTGGCTGATAAAATTTTATGGATAAGAACCGGCGGAACTATAGATATGATTTATGATAAGGAGAGCGCTTCTTATGTTCCTGCCTCTAAGGATTTGATCAATAAGGTTTTAGATAGAATATCTTTAAGCGATGTTTACTTGGATATAAGAAGCGATGTGGTTGATTTTATAGATAGCTCAGAGATGATACCCGATGTGTGGATTAGGCTTTCGGTTTTTATAGCTGATAACATAGAGAGATATGATGGAGTTTTAATAACTCATGGAACTGATACGATGCATTATACGGCTTCGGCCTTGAGTTTTATGCTTATGAATTTAGATAAACCTGTTGTTCTGACAGGGGCGATGATTCCTATACTTGAGGAGGGCTCTGATGGAGTGAAGAATTTCTTGGATTCTATAACCTTTTTGACCAGAGCTTCTATACCTGGTGTCTTTTTGGTATTTGATGGTAAAGTTATAAGAGGGGTAAGGGCAAGAAAAGTTAGCTCAGGTGATTTTGGGGCGTTTTATAGTATAAACTCAGAGTATGTTGGTTTTGTGGAGAATGGGGCTATTAGATTAAATTTAAAAGGTAAACCTTTTATAACGGGATCAGGACAATCTAGAGTTTATGCTGATACTAAGTTAAATAATAAAGCTGCTTTAGTTAAACTTTTTCCTGGATTTGATCCCAAGTTGCTAGAGAGTTTAGTTGTTTCAGGGGTTAAGGGAATTGTACTTGAGGCTTTTGGTTCCGGAGGGGCTAGGGTTACTGATCCACTTTCTATAGTTGAGTCTATAAGAAGACTTAAAGAGAAAGGTATTCCGGTTTTTATAACTTCTCAATGTTGTTTAAAAGGAATTGTTAGGTTCGGTCCTAAGCCTTACTATGTGGCTAAAAGGTTGATGGAAGCTGGTGCTATTTCGCTTCATGATATGCTTAGTGAGGTTGCTATTGTTAAACTTATGTGGGTGTTAGGTCATACTGAAAGTTACAATGAGATTGTAGAGCTTATGCTTAAAAATATGGTTGGTGAGATAGACACAGATAGTTAA
- a CDS encoding Ldh family oxidoreductase: MHQKEWLEVRVDELKDVVKRIFMALNVPEEHAEIAADVLVEADRRGIGSHGVGRLRRYVDGIKTGMMIPGVEGIVVKETENTLTIDGQGGLGQVVAYKAMKKVIEKAEKKNICFAAVRNSNHYGIAGYYAMMALEKGLIGISLTNSTPLMVPTFGKNVFLGTNPIAIAFPVEKGWPVVLDMATSTVPQGKLEEYRRMGKKIPLCWATDEFGNPCDDPGRVLDNMAARRGGGLLPLGGADEETGGHKGYALSFVIDVLCGVLSGGIYGIHLYEEKGKPSGVAHFLGAMRIDAFIDPDLFKKNLSKFVEEIKSAEKREGCPRIYVPGEKEYENAERQKEKVKLYYKVINEIKAVASELGVNINLNPL, translated from the coding sequence GTGCATCAAAAAGAGTGGCTTGAAGTTAGAGTTGATGAGTTAAAGGATGTTGTAAAACGTATTTTTATGGCTCTTAATGTACCTGAAGAACATGCGGAGATTGCTGCTGATGTTTTAGTTGAGGCAGATAGAAGAGGTATAGGTTCTCATGGGGTTGGTCGCTTAAGGAGATATGTAGATGGTATAAAAACAGGGATGATGATACCTGGTGTTGAGGGTATCGTTGTTAAAGAAACTGAGAATACTTTGACTATTGATGGTCAGGGTGGTCTTGGTCAAGTGGTAGCTTATAAAGCTATGAAAAAGGTTATAGAGAAAGCGGAGAAGAAGAATATATGTTTTGCCGCTGTTAGAAACTCTAATCACTATGGAATAGCTGGATATTATGCAATGATGGCCTTAGAAAAGGGTTTAATAGGTATTTCTTTGACTAACTCTACTCCGTTAATGGTTCCTACATTTGGAAAAAATGTTTTCTTAGGAACTAATCCTATAGCTATAGCTTTTCCTGTTGAGAAAGGTTGGCCGGTGGTTCTCGATATGGCTACTTCTACGGTTCCGCAGGGGAAGTTAGAGGAGTATAGGAGAATGGGAAAGAAAATACCTCTGTGTTGGGCTACGGATGAGTTTGGTAATCCTTGTGATGATCCTGGAAGAGTTTTAGATAACATGGCTGCAAGACGTGGTGGAGGTCTTCTTCCATTAGGAGGAGCTGATGAGGAAACTGGAGGGCATAAGGGCTACGCTCTTTCTTTTGTGATAGATGTGCTTTGTGGGGTGCTTTCTGGAGGAATTTATGGAATACATCTTTACGAGGAAAAGGGGAAGCCGTCTGGGGTGGCGCACTTCTTGGGAGCTATGAGAATAGATGCTTTTATAGATCCTGATCTTTTTAAAAAGAACTTATCCAAATTTGTTGAAGAGATAAAGTCGGCAGAAAAAAGAGAGGGTTGTCCGAGAATATATGTTCCTGGGGAGAAAGAGTATGAAAATGCAGAGAGGCAGAAAGAGAAG